In Sphingobacterium sp. SRCM116780, the genomic stretch TTATGCCAAAGCCCCAAGAATAACCTTTTGAGACAAATTTTCATTCAAATGGAATCCTTTGACAGCTTTCAGTCTTCTTCGCTGTCAGCCTGTCACTTCACAAAACTGACAGCATAAAAAAAGCCTCCGATTTCTCGAAGGCTTTCAATTTCTATAAATAGAGTTATTTCGTCGAATCTGCAACTGGTTTCTGTACTGGCGCTTGTTGAGCTGGTGCAGAAGGTTGTTTTGTATTATTCAAATTCAATGGATTTGATTGCGCAGGAGCTTCAATTTGATTCCCCAAACCACCACCTACTGTAGCAGTTGTCGTTGGAGTAACGATATTGAAAGCTAGACAGAAAATCATGATCGCAATCACTAACCCCCAAGAACCTTTTTCTAAAAAGTCACCTGTGCGTTTTACACCCATAATATTGGTTCCACCAGCAAATCCTGATGATAAACCTCCTCCTTTTGGATTCTGTATTAAAACTAAGAATGATAATAAAATACTTGCCAAAATTATAAGAGCAATTAATAGTCCTTGCATTTTTTATATGAATTAAGTTAATTTCTTTTCTAAATTTAAAATTTCCGACGCAAAGTACGCATTTTTTTCTGGATATTTCAAAACTAATTTTTTGTAAACCTCTATCGCTTTAGGATATAATCCCTGTTCGATATAAATTCTCGCTAAAGTTTCCGTTACTAGTGAATACTGATCTTCCGAACTTTTTCTAGCTTTATTCTCTATATTTATTTTATCAGCTGCTGGTGGTTTTATCTGCGGATCTTCTTTGATAAACTTCTCAATCAAGTGATCTGTATTTTTCTTTTCTACTTGAAAAGGTACTGTATGCTTATATTCATCACTTAACTTTGCTTCTGGAGGTTGAAGATGAAAAATATTTTCTCTAATTTGCTGATCTAAGACCTGTGCATCAATATTTTGTTTAAAACGATTGATGTCTTGATCAGCAACTTCAGGTCGATAGACTGGAGCCTTCACAAATGGTTGATAAGTTTCCGCATGTTCTAATCGCGTTTTATGCAACCACCACAGAAAGCTATAAGGCATTAACTCATCATCATAAATACTAATACGCTCCTCTCCCTTTCCTTTCTCGTTTAACGTTACCGTATCGATTGGTACCTCTAGTATTGTCGGCTCCTCAATAGATTCGTTTATTGATGGAGATTCTTTTTCTAATCGAAAGAAATCATACGCGACATTGGATTCAATTAAAGCATTTAATTCTTCTTTTTCAATATCCACATTATCCTCAGCTACTACTTGAATTTCATCAATCTGCTCACTGTTTATATCTTCATCGGAAACATAACTACCT encodes the following:
- the secG gene encoding preprotein translocase subunit SecG — its product is MQGLLIALIILASILLSFLVLIQNPKGGGLSSGFAGGTNIMGVKRTGDFLEKGSWGLVIAIMIFCLAFNIVTPTTTATVGGGLGNQIEAPAQSNPLNLNNTKQPSAPAQQAPVQKPVADSTK
- a CDS encoding tetratricopeptide repeat protein, which translates into the protein MENKRNLDDTNLFHQAINNPLSVSESELLSLITKFPYVQSLRFAYERHLYLTDQKVHHISSTLLYAANPNWLYEYLHKAIPVDEDSEKVVSGSYVSDEDINSEQIDEIQVVAEDNVDIEKEELNALIESNVAYDFFRLEKESPSINESIEEPTILEVPIDTVTLNEKGKGEERISIYDDELMPYSFLWWLHKTRLEHAETYQPFVKAPVYRPEVADQDINRFKQNIDAQVLDQQIRENIFHLQPPEAKLSDEYKHTVPFQVEKKNTDHLIEKFIKEDPQIKPPAADKINIENKARKSSEDQYSLVTETLARIYIEQGLYPKAIEVYKKLVLKYPEKNAYFASEILNLEKKLT